A window of Sodalis praecaptivus genomic DNA:
TGAACAATAAATGTGATTAGAGGTTATGAAAGCAAACCACATTAAAGCAGCCCGCTGGCGGGACATTTGGCGGCTCATTGCGCCGTATTGGCGTTCAGAAGAAAAATGGCGAGCCTGGGGCCTGTTGGCCGTCATTATCATTCTGTCTTTGGCTATCGTTTATTTAAGCGTGTTATTCAACCAGTGGAACCGGGTGTTTTATGACGCGCTGCAAACGAAAAACTTCCCGGTGTTTAAAAGCCAACTGTTCAAATTCACCTGGCTGGCGCTGCTGTATATCCTGCTTTCCATCTATAAGATCTATCTCACTCAAGGGTTGCAGATGCACTGGCGCCGCTGGATGACTCGGCAGTACATGGAAAAATGGTTGTCTCATCACGTTTACTATCATACGGAACAGCAGCAAACGGTGGATAACCCCGATCAGCGTATCGCCGAAGACTTGAACGCCTTGACCAACGGCACCCTTTCGCTGACCCTCGGCCTGCTGTCCAGTGTGGTCACTTTCGTCACCTTTATTTCAATTCTTTGGTCGGTAAGCGGCCCGCTGAGTTTTGTGTTCAGCGGCCATCACGTGACCATCCCGGGCTATATGGTCTGGTTTGCCATTTTGTACGCCGGCGTCGGTTCCCTTATTATTTGGAAAGTGGGCCGCCCTCTGGTGAGCTTGGGCTTTATGCAGGAGAAGTTTGAGGCAAATTTCCGTTTCGGGCTGATCCGCATTCGCGAAAACAACGATGCCATTGCGCTTTATCAAGGTGAACCGCGCGAGGCGACACAGCTGGACGACCGCTTTGAGTCGATCAAGGATAACTGGTGGTCCATCATGCGCGTCGGTCGCCGGCTGAACGTCGCCAGCAACTTCTATGGGCAGTTTGCCATTATTTTTCCCATCCTGGTGGCCGCCCCGCGCTACTTCTCCGGCGCTATCCAGCTCGGTACGCTGATGCAGATTAACTCCGCCTTCGGCCAGATTCAGGGCTCGCTGTCCTGGTTTATCGATGCCTTTACCCAATTGGCTAATTGGAAAGCCTGCATCAACCGTTTGGCGGGTTTTAACGCCGCGGTAGACCGCCATAGCAGCCAAAATACGCCTATCGAACGTGCGCGAGACCCGCTTCAAGCGCTATCTTTGCGGGCGTTAACGCTCAACGTTCCCGACGGCCGTGCCCTTTTTGCGCCGGTCACCGCGTCCATTGCTCCCGGCGAGCGGGTGCTGGTGGCCGGGCCGTCCGGCTGTGGTAAATCCACGCTGCTGCGGGCCATTGCCGGCATTTGGCCCTATGGCAGCGGCGGCATTTCTCTGCAAGAGGATCGTAAGCTGCTGTTTTTACCGCAGCGCAGTTATATTCCCATCGGCACACTGAAAGGCGCGCTGTGCTACCCCGATGCGCCGGATCACTTTACCGAAGCGCAAATGCATGAAGTGTTGGTACAGTGTCGCCTCAAACATCTGCTGCCGCGCCTCAATCACGAGGCCAATTGGAGCCACTGGCTTTCGCCCGGTGAACAGCAGCGGCTGGCGTTCGCCCGCGCCCTTCTGATAAAGCCGGAGATTCTGTTTTTAGATGAAGCGACCAGCGCGCTGGACGATGAGAATGAGCAGCTTATGTATCGTCTGCTGATTGACACCTTGCCGCACATTACGCTGGTTAGCGTGGCGCATCGCAATAGCGTCGCGCGTTATCACACCCGCTGCTGGCGCTTCACGCGTCACGATGATGACGAGCAGGCGCAAATGCAACCGAGCGCGCTGCCGCAAACGCTGGCGGAAAACGTTTAGTACCAGGGCGCGGTGCCGCCCCCCTCAACCGCGCAACGGCGAGTCAGACCGCGCTGGCGGCAAAAGCCGACGGCAGGACCGCCGCCGCGGCGTAAGCCAGCCGGCGCCAGAGCGGACTCGGAGGCGGCAGGCCTGGCCGTTTCTGGTGCGAGAAAAGCGCGTCGGCGGCGAATCGGTACGCAGGGCAAAAGCGTGCCGGCGCCGGGAGCAGACGCGCTCACGCCGGCTAAGTCATTGGCAGGATGCCCCTCAGCCGGCGTCGCTCTCAGGCGGTGGCCACCGGCGTATGGTGGCGATCCGGTTTGCGCAGCAGCATCACCAGATACACCAGCGCCACCGCCGCAATCATGACAAACAGCAGATGATCCGAATAACGCTGCATCAGCATGGCGGTCATCGACGGACCGAACAGGCTGCCGAGGGTATAGCTGAGCAATAGCGCCTGGTTCATGGCGACCAGTTCATCCGGGCTGACCTTTTCGCAGGCCCAGGACATCGCCACCGGATAAAGAGTAAAACCGGAGCAGCCAAGCACAAACAGCGCCGGCGCCATCGCGGCATGACTCAACATCGCCAGACTGCCGAGGATAACCATAAACACCAGCACCCGCAGCACCATCAAACGACCGTAGCGGTCCGCCAGGCGCCCGACCGGCCATTGGCCAAGGATACCGGCGCTGACCAGCAGCGCCATCCAATAGCCGACGTGACCATCGCTCAGGCCGAGGTGGGACAGATAAAGCGGCATCAGGCCGTACAGCGAGCCGAGCACGATGCCCGAAATGATACAGCCGTTGACACCCAGCCTGGCGTTGCGGCGCAGCAGCATCGGCCAGAGCGCGACCCGCGGCGCACTCGCGCTGGGAGGCGCCAGTGGGGCGAACCACAAGGGGAGCATCGCGCTCACCATCAGGCTGACCGCCCACGGCAGTACCGCCGTCAGCGCGGTGGCGACGCCGCTTAGCAGCAACTGCCCGACGACGGTGCCCAAATAATAAATCATCATATAGGCCGCCAATAGCTGGCCGCGGCTATGAACGGTACCGCTGCGCATCAGCGCGCTTTCCACCACCACCCAAATCAGCGCGCAGGCAACGCCGGCCAGGAACCGCAGCAGCAACCAGCTAGGGAACCCATCCGCCAGCCCCAACGCCGCGGTGGCCAGCGCGAACAGCAAACAGGCCATATGATAACTGCGGGTGAAGCCGAACCGTTTAATCAGCACCCCGGCGAGCAAGGTACCGGCCAAATTACCGGTAAAATAGGACGAACTGACCAGGCCGACCTGCCAGGTGGGCAGCGAGGCGTGGCTGAGCCAGAGCGGCACCAGCGTGTTCAGCACGGCAATGGAAATCGTCAATAACAAGAGGCCCGCGAGCAGTAAGAGCACCGGGCGAGAATAGGCGGACATGGTATGGGAAACGCAGCCTCAGAGAAGAGATTGCGCGCATCATGCCACTACGGCATAAAAAGTCAATCGGCCAAAATCTGTCGCCGCATTTTTTGCGCAACAACAGGAAACAGGCCTGATGGTGCGCAAAAAAAAACGCGCCTCGGCGGGCGCGTTGCGATCGTCGGACCCTTAACCGATATGGGTCAGCCCGTTCATGTAGGGCCGTAGCACCGCCGGTATTTCAATGCGGCCATCGGCCAGTTGATGGTTTTCCAGCACCGCCACCAGCGTGCGGCCAACCGCCAAGCCAGATCCGTTCAGCGTATGCACCAGCTGCGGCTTTTTGTCGGTCCGGCTGCGGTAACGCGCCTGCATACGGCGCGCCTGGAAGTCCCCGATGTTGGAGCACGAGGAGATTTCGCGGTAGGTATTCTGCGCCGGCAGCCAGACTTCCAGATCGTAGGTTTTACAGGACGCGAAACCCATATCGCCGGTACACAGCAGCACTTTGCGGTACGGCAGTTGCAGCAGTTGCAGCACCTTTTCGGCATGGCCGGTCATCTCTTCCAGCGCTTGCATCGACTGCGCCGGTTTGACCACCTGCACCATTTCCACTTTGTCGAACTGATGCATACGGATAAGCCCGCGGGTATCGCGCCCGTAAGAGCCGGCCTCGGAGCGGAAGCACGGCGTATGGGCGGTCATTTTCAGCGGTAGCGCGTCTTCCTCGATGATCTCGTCGCGCATCAGGTTGGTCAGCGGCACCTCCGCGGTCGGGATCAGCGCATAGGCGCTGGTTTCCGCTTCTTCGCTGAGCGGCTGGGTATGAAACAAATCCTCGGCAAACTTCGGCAGTTGGCCGGTGCCGTACAGCGAGGCGTGATTGACCAGATAGGGCAGATAGTGCTCCAGATAGCCGTGCTGCTCGGTGTGCAGGTCCAACATGAACTGCGCCAGCGCCCGGTGCAGGCGGGCGATTTGGCCGCGCATCACCACAAAGCGCGCGCCGGTCAGCTTCACCGCCGCGGCAAAATCGAGCCCGCCCGCCATTTCACCCAGCTCCACGTGGTCGCGGATGGGGAAATCGTACTGGCGCGGTTCGCCCCAGCGCGACACTTCCCGATTGTCATTTTCATCACGGCCGTCGGGCACCTCGTCGGCGGGGATATTGGGCAGCGACAGCGCGTAATCGCGGATCGCACCCTGCAGGGCGTCCAGTTCCGTCTTGGCGGCGCTCAAGCGCTCACCCAGCTGATTGACCTCCTGGCGCAGTGGCTCGATATCTTCCCCGCGCGATTTCGCGGCGCCGATGGCCTTGGAGCGGGCATTGCGTTCAGCCTGCAGATTTTCGGTTTCCACCTGGAGCACTTTGCGGCGCTCCTCCTGCTGGCGCAAGGTCGCCACATCCAGTTTGAATTTCCTGCGAGCCAATTTTTCGGCGACTGCGTCGAGCTCGTTACGCAGTAGATTGGGATCGAGCATGCTAGTCCTGTGCTTATGATTATCTGATGTACGTTGACGATGTAAGTCTATGGCCGCGCGGCGCCCAGGGCGGGGCCGCGTCATGAATTCAGCACTGCTAACCTTACCGCAACGGTGGGGTTATCGGTAGCGTTTTGTCGGGCTATTTTGATCCAGCGCGCCCAGCCAGGCGAGCTTTTCAGCGATTTTGCCCTCCAGCCCGCGTGAGCTGGGCTGATAGTAACGGGTATGCGCCATCTCGGGCGGGAAATAGTCCTCGCCGGCGGCGTAGGCGTTGGGTTCATCGTGAGCGTAGCGGTATTCGGCCCCCATTCCCATCTCCTTCATCAACCGGGTCGGGGCATTGCGCAGATGCGCCGGCACATCGTAATCCGCTTTCTCGCGCGCATCGCGCATCGCCGCTTTGAAAGCGGTGTAGACCGCATTACTTTTTGGCGCGCAGGCCAGATAAACAATCGCCTGGGCAATGGCTCGCTCCCCCTCCGCGGGCCCCACGCGGGTAAAACAGTCCCAGGCGGCGATGGCGACCTGCATGCCGCGCGGATCGGCGTTGCCCACATCTTCCGAGGCGATAGCCAGCAGACGGCGCGCGACATACAGCGGATCGCCGCCGGCGGTGATTATGCGCGCGTACCAATACAGCGCCGCATCGGGGGCGGATCCGCGCACCGATTTATGCAGCGCCGAAATCAGATCGTAATAGCGATCCCCTTTGTTATCAAAGCGCGCGTTGCGCTCGCCGGCTATCTCGTTTAACAGCGCGGGAGTAAGCACCCGTTGGCCCTCGGCGTCGGTTTCCGCCATGTCCGCCATCATCTCCAGGCTGTTGAGCGCCCGACGCGCGTCGCCGTTCACCCACGCCGCCAGCAGGCGGCGGGTTTCCGGTTGCAGCACGATATTCTGGCCGCCGTAGCCGCGCGCGTTGTCCTGCATGGCCTGATCGAGCACCAGGCCGATGTCGTCGGCCGTCAGGCCTTTCAGCAGATAGACCTTGGCGCGGGAAAGCAGCGCCGAATTCAGCTCAAAGGAGGGGTTTTCGGTGGTAGCGCCGATGAAGGTGATGGTGCCCTCTTCAATATGCGGCAAAAAGGCGTCCTGCTGGCCTTTATTAAAACGATGCACCTCATCGACAAACAGGATGGTGCGTCGCCCGGCATCGCGATTGCGCCGCGCCCGTTCGATGGCCTCGCGGATCTCCTTGATACCGGAGGTCACCGCCGACAGGCGCTCCACGTCGGCCTGGCCATAGCGGGCAATAAGTTCCGCCAGGGTCGTTTTGCCGGTCCCCGGCGGTCCCCACAAAATCATCGAATGGAGCTGGCCGTTTTTGATCGCCCGCGGCAGCGGTTTGTCCGCCGCCAGCAGATGGCTCTGACCGATATACTCCTCAAGCGTCGACGGGCGCATGCGCGCCGCCAGCGGTTGGAATGCGTTTTGGGAAAAGTCCAGGGACAGGTTACCCATAGTTACCTCACTGGCGCTGGTCGTCCAGCGTCACGCCTTTCGGCAACGTAAAGTGGAATTTGGCCTCCTCCACCGGGCCGTTCTTTTGGCTTTTCAGCTCATAAGCACTGCGCTGGCCATCCTGCTCCACGGCGGTGAAACCTTCAATAGTACCGTTGGCGGTCACTTTAATCGTAAACTGCTTCAGATTACCGTTATCGGACTTCGGCACCAGCGAGAAACTGTCGCCCTGCTGCTTCACGTTGTACTGACGCCAGTCGGCGGCGCTGTTGCGGGTTATCAGCATGAACGGCGTATTGCCGGTGGCGTTTTTCAGCCAGTTGGCGGTCGCTTGTTCAACGAAAGGATTATAGAACCACAGGGTTTTGCCGTCGGAGACCAGCACGCTTTCATCCGGCGCGGTCATATGCCAATTGAACAGATTCGGCCGTTTCACCCACAGTTCCCCTTCACCTTCCTGGACCGCGCCGCCTTCGGCGCCGGTCACCCGCTGGGTAAAGCTGGCGTGGAAACTATTGACCTGATTCAGGCGGCTTTGCAGCGCGTCGGCATCGTCGGCAAAAGCCGGGGCCGCCAGCACGGCGGCAAACAGACAAGCGGTCATCAACCGTTTTTTCATTATGGGCATTCCTTGAAAGAGTGAACCCGCGCGCTCCCTTTCGAGGCGCGGCGACAGCGTTAACTTTATCGGAAGACGGGCGGGACGCCATAGGAATATCCTCTGAAACGTCCCGGTTTACGCATCTTTGCACGCGCGCTCCGGCGTGGGGCCTACTCCTGCGACGGCGGGGACAGCACTTCGCGGTTGCCGTTGTGCCCGGGCGAGCTGACAATGCCCTGCAATTCCATTTGCTCAACGATGCGCGCGGCGCGGTTGTAGCCGATGCGGAACTGGCGCTGCACGCCGGAAATCGACGCCCGGCGTTTGTCGATAACGAAAGCCACCGCCTGGTCGAACAGCGGATCCAGCTCTTCGTCGCCGTCCAGACCGCCGCCACCGCCCTCGCCCTCATCGCCGGCGCTGGTGATGCTGTCGATATATTGCGGCCGTCCGCGGGCTTTCCAGTCGTTGACCACCGCATGCACCTCTTCATCGCGGACAAAGGCGCCATGGACGCGCACCGGCAGCGAGGAGTTGGGAGCCAGGTAGAGCATATCCCCCATACCCAGCAGCGACTCCGCGCCGGTCTGGTCGAGAATGGTGCGGGAATCGATTTTGCTTGAAACGGTAAAGGCAATGCGCGTCGGGATGTTGGCCTTGATAAGACCGGTGATAACGTCCACCGACGGCCGCTGCGTCGCCAGTACCAGATGAATACCGGCGGCGCGCGCCTTCTGCGCCAGGCGAGCAATCAGCTCTTCCACTTTCTTGCCGACCGCCATCATCAGATCGGCGAATTCATCCACCATCACCACGATATAAGGCAGCTTCTCCAGCACCGGCGGCGTTTCCGCCATGCCGTCGCCCGGTTTCCAGAAGGGATCCGGCACCGGCCTGCCCATGCCGTCCGCCTGTTCAATACGCTCATTGTAGCCCGCCAGATTGCGCACCCCGAGGGCCGACATCAGCTTATAGCGCCGTTCCATTTCGCCCACGCACCAGCGCAGCGCGTTGGCGGCGTCCTTCATATCGGTAACCACTTCGGTCAGCAAATGGGGGATGCCTTCATACACCGACAGCTCCAGCATTTTCGGGTCGATCATGATAAAGCGCACCTCTTTTGGCGTCGCTTTATACAGGATGCTGAGGATCATGGCATTGACCCCCACCGATTTCCCGGAGCCGGTGGTTCCCGCCACCAGCAGATGCGGCATTTTGCCCAGATCGGCAATCACCGGCTGACCACCAATGTCCTTACCGAGCACCAGCGCCAGCGGCGAGGCGGTGTCGCGGAATTTCTCGCAATCCAACACTTCGCGCAGATAGACCGTTTGACGCCGTTTGTTGGGCAACTCCAGGCCGACGTAGGGTTTACCGGGGATCACTTCCACCACCCGCACCGCCATCGCCGACAGCGACCGCGCCAGATCGCGCGACAGATTGGAGATGCGCGCCGCTTTCACCCCGGGGGCCAGATCCAGCTCGAAACGGGTAATGACCGGCCCCGGCGATATGCCCACGACTTCCGCCTTGACGCGATAATCAGCCAGCCGGGCTTCCACCAGACGCGCCGTCTGCTCAAGTGCGAACATGTCCACCGGCTCTTCCTCACGCGGCGGCGGCGTGAGAAGATCCATGGTCGGCAGCGGCGTGGACGGTTTTTGCCGCGGCTGCTCCTGACGCATCAGGAACGGATGAATCAGGCTATCCATGGCCGGCGTCTGCGGCGCGGGCTGGCCGAAGGGGTTGTCCTGCGGCGGCGCGTCATCGTCGTGCCAGGGGGCATCGTCGTCCGGCCAGCTATCGTCATCGCTCGGATAAGCGGCGGATTGCCCGCGTTCATCGTGGCGGGACGGCGTAAACCGCGCGTCCGGCGCCGCGAAACCCGCCTCATGGCGGCGATCCATACCGGCCGCTTCACGGCCGCGATTATCATCGCCCGCCGACGCAAACCCTGACTCAGGGCCGCGGTCGTTGCCGGGCGCAAACTTCACCTCATGGCGGCGGTCATTGCCGGGCGCCGTCGATAGCGGCGAGGCGCCGCCGTCAAGATCACTGTCGTGCCCCGCCGGGGCGGCGCCGGGATAGCGCTGCCTCTGCTGTTGGGCAAAATCTTCCGCCAGACGCTGCTGCTCATCCCAGGCCGCGGCTTCGTCCGGGGAGGCGAACGCCGGTTTCGACGCGCCGTCGGCTGATGGCGCGTCGGAGTACTGCGCCACCGTCTGGCGATCGTCGACGTCGGCAGCCGGCGCGTCCCCCGCCTGAGGTGCTTCTTGCCGTTCCTCCAGCGCGGGTCGCTGCTGAGAGGGGATCTTGATCCCGTACGAGGCGAGTTCGCGTCGCGTCGGGATGCGCACCGGTTTCGGGCGCGGCAGTTCCGGGCCGATGCCCTGTTTTACCTGCGGATTGTAATCGTTGCCGCTGGCGGAAAAAGCCGGCATGAAGGTCAGCGGCGTGCCGCTTTGCCCCGCGGC
This region includes:
- a CDS encoding ABC transporter ATP-binding protein/permease, with the protein product MKANHIKAARWRDIWRLIAPYWRSEEKWRAWGLLAVIIILSLAIVYLSVLFNQWNRVFYDALQTKNFPVFKSQLFKFTWLALLYILLSIYKIYLTQGLQMHWRRWMTRQYMEKWLSHHVYYHTEQQQTVDNPDQRIAEDLNALTNGTLSLTLGLLSSVVTFVTFISILWSVSGPLSFVFSGHHVTIPGYMVWFAILYAGVGSLIIWKVGRPLVSLGFMQEKFEANFRFGLIRIRENNDAIALYQGEPREATQLDDRFESIKDNWWSIMRVGRRLNVASNFYGQFAIIFPILVAAPRYFSGAIQLGTLMQINSAFGQIQGSLSWFIDAFTQLANWKACINRLAGFNAAVDRHSSQNTPIERARDPLQALSLRALTLNVPDGRALFAPVTASIAPGERVLVAGPSGCGKSTLLRAIAGIWPYGSGGISLQEDRKLLFLPQRSYIPIGTLKGALCYPDAPDHFTEAQMHEVLVQCRLKHLLPRLNHEANWSHWLSPGEQQRLAFARALLIKPEILFLDEATSALDDENEQLMYRLLIDTLPHITLVSVAHRNSVARYHTRCWRFTRHDDDEQAQMQPSALPQTLAENV
- a CDS encoding MFS transporter, encoding MSAYSRPVLLLLAGLLLLTISIAVLNTLVPLWLSHASLPTWQVGLVSSSYFTGNLAGTLLAGVLIKRFGFTRSYHMACLLFALATAALGLADGFPSWLLLRFLAGVACALIWVVVESALMRSGTVHSRGQLLAAYMMIYYLGTVVGQLLLSGVATALTAVLPWAVSLMVSAMLPLWFAPLAPPSASAPRVALWPMLLRRNARLGVNGCIISGIVLGSLYGLMPLYLSHLGLSDGHVGYWMALLVSAGILGQWPVGRLADRYGRLMVLRVLVFMVILGSLAMLSHAAMAPALFVLGCSGFTLYPVAMSWACEKVSPDELVAMNQALLLSYTLGSLFGPSMTAMLMQRYSDHLLFVMIAAVALVYLVMLLRKPDRHHTPVATA
- the serS gene encoding serine--tRNA ligase, translated to MLDPNLLRNELDAVAEKLARRKFKLDVATLRQQEERRKVLQVETENLQAERNARSKAIGAAKSRGEDIEPLRQEVNQLGERLSAAKTELDALQGAIRDYALSLPNIPADEVPDGRDENDNREVSRWGEPRQYDFPIRDHVELGEMAGGLDFAAAVKLTGARFVVMRGQIARLHRALAQFMLDLHTEQHGYLEHYLPYLVNHASLYGTGQLPKFAEDLFHTQPLSEEAETSAYALIPTAEVPLTNLMRDEIIEEDALPLKMTAHTPCFRSEAGSYGRDTRGLIRMHQFDKVEMVQVVKPAQSMQALEEMTGHAEKVLQLLQLPYRKVLLCTGDMGFASCKTYDLEVWLPAQNTYREISSCSNIGDFQARRMQARYRSRTDKKPQLVHTLNGSGLAVGRTLVAVLENHQLADGRIEIPAVLRPYMNGLTHIG
- a CDS encoding replication-associated recombination protein A, which translates into the protein MGNLSLDFSQNAFQPLAARMRPSTLEEYIGQSHLLAADKPLPRAIKNGQLHSMILWGPPGTGKTTLAELIARYGQADVERLSAVTSGIKEIREAIERARRNRDAGRRTILFVDEVHRFNKGQQDAFLPHIEEGTITFIGATTENPSFELNSALLSRAKVYLLKGLTADDIGLVLDQAMQDNARGYGGQNIVLQPETRRLLAAWVNGDARRALNSLEMMADMAETDAEGQRVLTPALLNEIAGERNARFDNKGDRYYDLISALHKSVRGSAPDAALYWYARIITAGGDPLYVARRLLAIASEDVGNADPRGMQVAIAAWDCFTRVGPAEGERAIAQAIVYLACAPKSNAVYTAFKAAMRDAREKADYDVPAHLRNAPTRLMKEMGMGAEYRYAHDEPNAYAAGEDYFPPEMAHTRYYQPSSRGLEGKIAEKLAWLGALDQNSPTKRYR
- the lolA gene encoding outer membrane lipoprotein chaperone LolA — encoded protein: MKKRLMTACLFAAVLAAPAFADDADALQSRLNQVNSFHASFTQRVTGAEGGAVQEGEGELWVKRPNLFNWHMTAPDESVLVSDGKTLWFYNPFVEQATANWLKNATGNTPFMLITRNSAADWRQYNVKQQGDSFSLVPKSDNGNLKQFTIKVTANGTIEGFTAVEQDGQRSAYELKSQKNGPVEEAKFHFTLPKGVTLDDQRQ
- a CDS encoding DNA translocase FtsK yields the protein MSQEYTEDKDIALKKLSSGRRLLEAVLVVVGIFAFYLMVALVSFSPSDPSWSQTAWHGPIHNLGGGVGSWFADTLFFTFGVLAYALPPIMLFFCWSAFAQRDRRDYVDLFGLSLRLIGSLALLLTSCGLAALNVDDLYYFASGGVIGSLLSNAILPWFNGIGATLALLCVWASGLTLFTGWSWLTIAEKIGAVVLGCLTFVSNRSRRDDEEDDGGRRSRAAHDDEDDARHFGDDDDPLLRPYAAQEVNPDPLLRPSAAAIAARRSEAAQSGHGLAGPAVAAYPQVEPPSDDPLSTPPSAGSVAPQALSGALGASAMSPAAGATGQVGADGARMDYPAQGAWAEQAPSSALPPTQADQVPHYRFELPGTPADSHALAAEDDGPRLGDWQRDLDAPHTPYDFTVAQQNSGALAAGAAAAGQSGTPLTFMPAFSASGNDYNPQVKQGIGPELPRPKPVRIPTRRELASYGIKIPSQQRPALEERQEAPQAGDAPAADVDDRQTVAQYSDAPSADGASKPAFASPDEAAAWDEQQRLAEDFAQQQRQRYPGAAPAGHDSDLDGGASPLSTAPGNDRRHEVKFAPGNDRGPESGFASAGDDNRGREAAGMDRRHEAGFAAPDARFTPSRHDERGQSAAYPSDDDSWPDDDAPWHDDDAPPQDNPFGQPAPQTPAMDSLIHPFLMRQEQPRQKPSTPLPTMDLLTPPPREEEPVDMFALEQTARLVEARLADYRVKAEVVGISPGPVITRFELDLAPGVKAARISNLSRDLARSLSAMAVRVVEVIPGKPYVGLELPNKRRQTVYLREVLDCEKFRDTASPLALVLGKDIGGQPVIADLGKMPHLLVAGTTGSGKSVGVNAMILSILYKATPKEVRFIMIDPKMLELSVYEGIPHLLTEVVTDMKDAANALRWCVGEMERRYKLMSALGVRNLAGYNERIEQADGMGRPVPDPFWKPGDGMAETPPVLEKLPYIVVMVDEFADLMMAVGKKVEELIARLAQKARAAGIHLVLATQRPSVDVITGLIKANIPTRIAFTVSSKIDSRTILDQTGAESLLGMGDMLYLAPNSSLPVRVHGAFVRDEEVHAVVNDWKARGRPQYIDSITSAGDEGEGGGGGLDGDEELDPLFDQAVAFVIDKRRASISGVQRQFRIGYNRAARIVEQMELQGIVSSPGHNGNREVLSPPSQE